In a genomic window of Tripterygium wilfordii isolate XIE 37 chromosome 8, ASM1340144v1, whole genome shotgun sequence:
- the LOC120003239 gene encoding 26S proteasome non-ATPase regulatory subunit 14 homolog, whose protein sequence is MERLQRIFGGGMGGMGQPHPDSPLLDSSEQVYISSLALLKMLKHGRAGVPMEVMGLMLGEFVDEYTVRVVDVFAMPQSGTGVSVEAVDHVFQTNMLDMLKQTGRPEMVVGWYHSHPGFGCWLSGVDINTQQSFEALNQRAVAVVVDPIQSVKGKVVIDAFRLINPQTMMLGQEPRQTTSNLGHLNKPSIQALIHGLNRHYYSIAINYRKNELEEKMLLNLHKKKWTDGLTLRRFDTHSKTNEQTVQDMLNLAIKYNKAVQEEDELSPEKLAIANVGRQDAKKHLEEHVSNLMSSNIVQTLGTMLDTVVF, encoded by the exons ATGGAGCGATTGCAGAGGATATTCGGCGGAGGAATGGGAGGGATGGGTCAGCCGCATCCGGATTCTCCGCTCTTGGACTCCTCGGAGCAAGTCTACATATCGTCGCTGGCGCTCCTCAAGATGCTGAAGCATGGGAGGGCCGGGGTTCCTATGGAGGTGATGGGCCTCATGCTTGGGGAGTTCGTCGACGAGTATACTGTCAGAGTCGTCGACGTCTTCGCCATGCCTCAGAGCGGTACCGGTGTCAGTGTGGAGGCCGTCGACCACGTCTTCCAGACCAACATGCTCGACATGCTCAAGCAGACTGGCAG ACCAGAGATGGTCGTTGGTTGGTACCATTCACATCCCGGATTTGGTTGCTGGCTTTCTGGTGTTGATATAAACACTCAGCAG AGTTTCGAGGCATTGAATCAAAGGGCTGTTGCTGTAGTGGTCGACCCGATTCAGAGTGTTAAAGGGAAAGTGGTTATTGATGCATTCCGTCTTATTAACCCTCAAACAATGATGCTCGGACAAGAGCCACGTCAAACAACGTCTAATCTTGGGCATTTGAACAAACCATCGATTCAG GCTTTGATTCATGGGCTGAACCGACATTACTACTCTATAGCCATAAACTATAGAAAAAATGAACTTGAGGAGAAGATGCTTCTGAACCTCCATAAGAAGAAGTGGACTGATGGCTTGACCCTGCGTCGGTTTGATACCCATTCTAAAACAAATGAGCAAACTGTGCAG GACATGCTTAACTTGGCCATAAAATACAACAAGGCAGTtcaagaagaagatgaattgtCCCCAGAGAAACTTGCTATTGCAAATGTGGGGAGGCAAGACGCAAAGAAGCATCTGGAAGAGCATGTATCGAATTTGATGTCGTCAAATATAGTTCAGACTCTTGGGACCATGCTTGATACTGTTGTATTCTAG
- the LOC120003724 gene encoding pentatricopeptide repeat-containing protein At2g42920, chloroplastic, producing the protein MVPFSCSLALSQTSVSKFISDQPFLSTIREHCTTMKDLHSIHAQLIKTGLAKDPIAASQVLAFCTSRSGGDINYAYLLFTQIENPNLFIWNTIIRGFSQSSTPQNAISLFIEMLVSSPIQPQRLTYPSVFKAYAQLGLAHDGAQLHGRVVKLGLQCDQYIRNTILYMYANCGLSSEARRMFYADKDFDIVTWNSMIMGLAKSGEVDESRKLFDKMPTRNTITWNSMISGYVRNGRFMDAMDLFYRMQEERIKPSEFTMVSLLNACGRLGAIRQGEWIHDYLKNHFVMNVIVVTAIIDMYCKCGGINEALQVFEGAPKKGISSWNSMILGLAMNGYGDEAILLFTKLESTNLKPDYVSFIGVLTACNHSGKVDLAKDYFLLMIEKYGIMPSVKHYSCMVDVLGGAGLLEEAKEVIKSMPSKPDSIIWGSLLSACRKHGNLEMAKLAAKHVIEFDPCESSGYVLMSNIYAASGQFEEAIKQRHYLKEKQMEKEPGCSLIEVDGEVQEFIAGGRLNCEAQEIYHLLNDV; encoded by the coding sequence ATGGTACCTTTTTCTTGCTCACTAGCCCTATCACAGACGTCTGTATCCAAATTCATATCAGATCAACCTTTCCTCTCCACGATAAGGGAACATTGCACCACCATGAAAGATCTCCATAGCATCCATGCCCAGCTTATAAAAACAGGCCTCGCCAAGGACCCAATTGCTGCTAGCCAAGTCCTAGCCTTCTGCACGTCTCGTTCTGGAGGTGACATCAACTATGCTTACTTACTATTTACACAAATCGAAAATCCGAATCTCTTCATATGGAATACCATCATCAGAGGCTTTTCTCAAAGCTCCACTCCACAAAATGCAATATCCCTTTTTATTGAGATGCTGGTTTCTTCTCCTATACAACCTCAAAGGCTAACTTACCCTTCTGTTTTTAAGGCCTATGCTCAACTGGGTCTAGCCCACGATGGAGCGCAGCTTCACGGGAGAGTTGTGAAACTTGGTCTACAGTGTGATCAGTATATAAGAAACACTATCCTTTATATGTATGCAAACTGTGGGTTATCAAGTGAAGCAAGAAGGATGTTTTATGCGGATAAGGATTTTGATATTGTTACATGGAATTCCATGATTATGGGCCTGGCTAAGAGTGGAGAAGTAGATGAGTCTAGGAAgctgtttgataaaatgccaaCAAGAAATACGATTACTTGGAACTCTATGATTAGTGGGTATGTAAGGAATGGAAGATTTATGGATGCAATGGATCTATTTTACAGGATGCAAGAAGAAAGGATCAAGCCCAGTGAATTCACGATGGTTAGCTTGTTGAACGCTTGTGGTCGTTTGGGAGCTATTCGACAAGGAGAATGGATTCATGATTACTTGAAGAATCATTTTGTGATGAATGTCATTGTTGTTACAGCCATTATAGACATGTACTGCAAGTGTGGGGGCATCAATGAGGCTTTGCAAGTATTTGAGGGTGCCCCAAAGAAAGGAATATCATCTTGGAACTCCATGATTCTGGGGCTTGCTATGAATGGCTATGGAGATGAAGCAATCCTATTGTTCACAAAACTTGAGTCTACAAATCTAAAACCGGATTATGTTAGTTTTATCGGTGTCCTCACGGCTTGTAATCATTCTGGAAAGGTGGATCTAGCAAAAGACTATTTCTTGTTAATGATAGAAAAATATGGGATTATGCCATCGGTAAAGCACTATAGTTGCATGGTTGATGTCCTGGGCGGAGCTGGACTCCTAGAAGAGGCAAAAGAAGTGATAAAGAGTATGCCGTCAAAGCCAGATTCAATCATATGGGGTTCTCTACTCTCAGCTTGTAGGAAGCATGGAAATTTAGAGATGGCAAAACTTGCAGCGAAGCATGTCATTGAGTTTGATCCATGTGAGAGCTCCGGTTATGTGCTTATGTCAAATATTTATGCTGCCTCTGGACAGTTTGAGGAAGCAATAAAACAAAGGCATTACTTGAAAGAGAAGCAGATGGAGAAAGAGCCTGGATGTAGTTTGATTGAAGTGGATGGAGAAGTTCAGGAGTTTATAGCTGGAGGAAGATTAAATTGCGAGGCCCAAGAGATTTACCATCTACTTAATGATGTTTGA